A stretch of the Chitiniphilus purpureus genome encodes the following:
- the cysD gene encoding sulfate adenylyltransferase subunit CysD translates to MNTISEARLTHLKQLEAESIHIIREVAAEFENPVMLYSIGKDSAVMLHLARKAFAPGRPPFPLMHVDTTWKFQEMYKLRDKQKAEGWNLITHVNEEGVKAGINPFTAGSAKHTDVMKTEGLKQALNKHGFDAAFGGARRDEEKSRAKERVYSFRDKNHRWDPKNQRPELWNIYNSRIDKGESIRVFPLSNWTELDIWQYIFLEHIEIVPLYFAAEREVVEYNGALVMIDDERILQYLTPEQKATIRRKWVRFRTLGCYPLTGAVESTAATLPEIIQEMLLTTTSERQGRVIDHDSSGSMEKKKMEGYF, encoded by the coding sequence ATGAATACGATCAGCGAAGCGCGCCTGACCCATCTGAAGCAACTGGAAGCCGAATCGATCCACATCATTCGGGAAGTCGCCGCGGAATTCGAGAACCCGGTGATGCTCTACTCGATCGGCAAGGACAGCGCCGTGATGCTGCACCTGGCCAGGAAGGCCTTTGCGCCCGGCAGGCCGCCGTTCCCGTTGATGCACGTCGATACCACCTGGAAATTCCAGGAGATGTACAAGCTGCGCGACAAGCAGAAGGCCGAGGGCTGGAACCTGATCACGCATGTGAACGAGGAAGGCGTGAAGGCCGGCATCAACCCGTTCACCGCCGGCAGCGCCAAGCACACCGACGTGATGAAGACCGAGGGGCTGAAGCAGGCGCTGAACAAGCATGGCTTCGACGCTGCCTTCGGCGGCGCGCGCCGCGACGAGGAAAAGAGCCGCGCCAAGGAGCGCGTGTACTCGTTCCGCGACAAGAACCACCGCTGGGATCCGAAGAACCAGCGCCCGGAGCTGTGGAACATCTACAACTCGCGCATCGACAAGGGCGAGAGCATCCGCGTGTTCCCGCTGTCGAACTGGACCGAGCTCGATATCTGGCAGTACATCTTCCTCGAGCACATCGAGATCGTGCCGCTCTATTTCGCCGCCGAACGCGAAGTGGTCGAGTACAACGGCGCGCTGGTGATGATCGACGACGAGCGCATCCTGCAGTACCTCACCCCCGAGCAGAAGGCCACCATCCGCAGGAAGTGGGTGCGTTTCCGCACACTGGGTTGCTATCCGTTGACCGGTGCCGTCGAATCGACCGCGGCCACGCTGCCCGAGATCATCCAGGAAATGCTGCTGACCACCACCAGCGAGCGCCAGGGCCGCGTGATCGACCACGATTCGAGCGGGTCGATGGAAAAGAAGAAGATGGAAGGGTATTTCTGA
- the cysN gene encoding sulfate adenylyltransferase subunit CysN produces MSHQSDLIASDILAYLKQHENKDLLRFITCGNVDDGKSTLIGRLLHDSKLIFEDHLAAIKKDSQKYNTTDDEFDLALLVDGLQAEREQGITIDVAYRYFSTDKRKFIIADCPGHEQYTRNMATGASTCDLAVILIDARYGVQTQTRRHSYIVSLLGIRHVLVAVNKMDLVDFSEARFNEIKAAYLEFAGALDIPDIRFVPISALKGDNVVNASAQTPWYDGGTLMALLESVKVDRDAQLNAFRLPVQYVNRPNLDFRGFCGTIAAGQIAPGDDVVALPSGKRSKVKAIVTFEGEQATAFASQAITLTLDDEIDISRGDLIVRAGDPQPSVAQAFDAHVVWMNESPLTVGKEYVIKLAGKSVFGRVSRIAHRVDVNTMAQTEAGQLGLNEIALVTVEVNAPVVFDPYAACRGTGSFIVIDRLTNATAGAGMITAAANRADGHSDDLDELARFRAFEVELNALVRKYFPHWGALEIPRGPR; encoded by the coding sequence ATGAGCCACCAATCCGACCTGATCGCCAGCGACATCCTCGCCTACCTCAAGCAGCACGAGAACAAGGATCTGCTGCGCTTCATCACCTGCGGTAACGTCGACGACGGCAAGTCCACGCTGATCGGCCGGCTGCTGCACGATTCCAAGTTGATCTTCGAGGACCACCTCGCCGCGATCAAGAAGGACAGCCAGAAGTACAACACCACCGACGACGAGTTCGATCTGGCATTGCTGGTCGACGGCCTGCAGGCCGAGCGCGAGCAGGGCATCACCATCGACGTGGCCTACCGCTACTTCAGCACCGACAAGCGCAAGTTCATCATCGCCGACTGCCCGGGCCACGAGCAGTACACCCGCAACATGGCCACCGGCGCCTCCACCTGCGATCTGGCGGTGATCCTGATCGATGCCCGCTATGGCGTGCAGACCCAGACCCGCCGCCACAGCTACATTGTCAGCCTGCTCGGCATCCGCCACGTGCTGGTCGCAGTCAACAAGATGGACCTCGTGGACTTCTCCGAAGCGCGCTTCAACGAGATCAAGGCTGCCTACCTCGAATTCGCCGGCGCACTGGACATCCCCGACATCCGCTTCGTGCCGATCTCGGCATTGAAAGGCGACAACGTGGTCAACGCCTCCGCGCAGACGCCGTGGTACGACGGCGGCACGCTGATGGCACTGCTGGAAAGCGTCAAGGTCGACCGCGACGCCCAGCTTAATGCGTTCCGTCTGCCGGTGCAGTATGTGAACCGGCCCAATCTGGACTTCCGTGGCTTCTGCGGCACCATCGCCGCCGGCCAGATCGCCCCGGGCGATGACGTCGTTGCGCTGCCATCGGGCAAGCGCTCCAAGGTGAAGGCCATCGTCACCTTCGAAGGTGAGCAGGCCACCGCCTTCGCCAGTCAGGCCATCACGCTCACACTGGACGACGAGATCGACATCAGCCGCGGCGACCTGATCGTGCGCGCTGGCGACCCCCAGCCCAGCGTGGCCCAGGCGTTCGACGCCCATGTGGTATGGATGAACGAATCGCCGCTCACCGTCGGCAAGGAATACGTGATCAAGCTTGCCGGCAAGAGCGTATTCGGCCGCGTCAGCAGGATCGCCCACCGCGTCGATGTCAACACCATGGCGCAGACTGAGGCCGGCCAGCTGGGCCTTAACGAAATCGCCCTGGTCACCGTCGAAGTCAATGCCCCGGTGGTGTTCGACCCCTACGCTGCCTGCCGCGGCACCGGCAGTTTCATCGTGATCGACCGGCTCACCAATGCCACCGCCGGCGCCGGCATGATCACGGCCGCGGCAAACCGTGCGGACGGACACAGCGACGACCTGGACGAGCTGGCGCGCTTCAGGGCGTTCGAGGTGGAACTCAATGCGCTGGTACGCAAGTATTTCCCGCATTGGGGTGCGTTGGAGATTCCGCGCGGCCCGCGCTGA
- a CDS encoding phosphohexomutase domain-containing protein — MSFAETAQLGFGTSGLRGQVALLTDPVCAAYTTAFIEQVAPTAQHVLLGHDLRPSSPRIAAACAAALTRMGLTVIYGGALPTPALALYGLTHRLPTIVVTGSHIPFDRNGIKFFGPDGEITKADETAISAALGRHTTQAPPDPADLPVAMPEVRALYVARYLDHFGRDSLAGRRLVVYQHSSVARDLFSDVLTGLGAAVTALGRCDDFVAIDTEALSEADCERARLWAAQYRFDALISADGDGDRPMLADELGQWLRGDVVGLLAAHQLGIERLAVPLTCSSALEASGLFKEVRRTRIGSPYVIAGLEALGRSYPHDRIAGFEANGGFLLASPAGTGPAPLAPLPTRDALLPILAVLTAQSASAPLSAQVDRLPKRHTASARLPDVERAVSDRLIQLTEAKPERLLEALGKHGVPVTTADTTDGLRLLLGDGDIVHLRPSGNAPELRCYAESHDPATAQQLCQAMLDAIGQWCDGKRLPHLMA, encoded by the coding sequence ATGAGCTTCGCCGAAACGGCACAACTCGGTTTCGGAACCAGTGGGTTGCGGGGACAGGTGGCGCTGCTGACCGACCCGGTCTGTGCGGCATACACCACGGCGTTCATCGAGCAGGTTGCCCCCACCGCGCAACACGTGCTGCTCGGCCACGATCTGCGTCCAAGCAGCCCCCGCATCGCCGCCGCCTGTGCAGCGGCCTTGACCCGGATGGGCCTGACCGTGATCTACGGCGGTGCCCTGCCTACCCCGGCCCTGGCGCTGTACGGACTCACGCATCGCTTGCCCACCATCGTGGTCACCGGCAGTCATATTCCGTTCGACCGCAATGGCATCAAATTCTTCGGCCCTGACGGCGAGATCACCAAAGCGGACGAAACCGCGATCAGTGCCGCGCTCGGCCGACACACCACGCAGGCACCGCCCGACCCGGCCGATCTGCCGGTCGCCATGCCCGAGGTACGCGCGCTGTATGTGGCCAGATATCTCGATCACTTCGGCAGGGACAGCCTCGCCGGCCGGCGCCTTGTGGTCTATCAGCACAGCAGCGTGGCACGCGATCTGTTCAGCGACGTGCTGACCGGGCTGGGTGCAGCGGTGACCGCGTTGGGCCGTTGTGACGATTTCGTCGCCATCGATACCGAGGCGCTGAGCGAAGCCGATTGCGAGCGTGCCCGCCTGTGGGCAGCCCAGTACCGGTTCGACGCATTGATCTCCGCCGACGGTGACGGCGACCGCCCGATGCTGGCCGATGAGCTGGGCCAATGGCTGAGGGGGGACGTGGTGGGCCTGCTCGCCGCCCACCAACTGGGCATCGAGCGTCTGGCGGTGCCGCTGACCTGCTCAAGTGCGCTGGAGGCATCCGGCCTGTTCAAGGAAGTACGGCGGACCCGGATCGGCTCCCCCTATGTAATCGCCGGACTCGAAGCGCTGGGTCGATCGTATCCCCACGACCGGATCGCCGGCTTCGAAGCCAACGGCGGTTTCCTGCTGGCCAGCCCGGCCGGGACCGGTCCGGCGCCGCTCGCACCGTTGCCGACCCGGGATGCATTGCTGCCGATCCTGGCCGTGCTCACCGCGCAATCCGCATCCGCCCCATTGAGCGCCCAGGTGGATCGACTGCCCAAGCGTCATACAGCCAGCGCGCGTCTGCCGGACGTGGAACGCGCGGTGAGCGACCGGCTCATCCAGCTGACCGAGGCCAAGCCGGAACGGCTGCTTGAAGCGCTGGGCAAGCACGGCGTGCCAGTGACCACTGCCGACACCACCGATGGGTTGCGCCTGCTGCTCGGCGACGGCGACATTGTCCACCTGCGGCCGTCGGGCAACGCGCCGGAGCTGCGCTGCTATGCCGAATCGCACGATCCCGCCACGGCGCAACAGCTGTGCCAGGCCATGCTCGATGCAATCGGGCAGTGGTGTGACGGCAAGCGCCTGCCGCACCTGATGGCGTGA
- a CDS encoding mannose-1-phosphate guanylyltransferase/mannose-6-phosphate isomerase, whose protein sequence is MRITPVILCGGSGTRLWPLSRQGHPKQYLTLAGQQSLLQQTALRFADPAVFGKPVVVANVEQRFLLAEQLRCAGIEPAAIILEPAGRNTAPALAAAAWYLREHDPDAVMLAAPSDHHIDDAPGFQQLVAQAAPLAGNGAVLTFGIQPTRPETGYGYIGCGEALEGHTGVHRITGFREKPSPQDAAQLLAQGHHYWNSGIFLVGAQAYLAQLQLYAPQLHHGTGLAFQRSVADLDFIRLDTASWLAIEGDSIDYAIMEKTDQALLVKTGALGWSDVGSWEALSQISECDTDANTRIGNVVALASTNCYLRAESRLLATVGVDNLVVVETADAVLVADKARSQEVKAIVAQLTSENRGEALQHRRVYRPWGWYEEIDRADRFLVKHIMVKPGCSLSLQKHHHRAEHWVVVKGTAKVVNGETELLLTENQSTYIPLGHTHRLSNPGKIPLELIEVQSGGYLGEDDIVRFEDEYGRQ, encoded by the coding sequence ATGCGAATCACCCCAGTCATCTTGTGCGGCGGCAGCGGAACACGGCTGTGGCCGCTGTCCCGCCAGGGGCATCCCAAGCAGTACCTGACGCTGGCCGGACAGCAGTCGTTGCTGCAGCAGACCGCACTGCGCTTTGCCGATCCGGCCGTGTTCGGCAAGCCAGTGGTAGTCGCCAATGTCGAGCAGCGCTTTCTGCTGGCCGAACAGCTGCGCTGCGCCGGCATCGAGCCGGCCGCCATCATCCTGGAGCCGGCCGGCAGGAACACGGCGCCAGCACTGGCCGCTGCCGCCTGGTACCTGCGGGAGCACGACCCCGACGCAGTCATGCTGGCCGCCCCCTCGGACCACCATATCGATGACGCCCCCGGCTTCCAGCAGCTCGTCGCCCAGGCGGCCCCGCTGGCGGGCAATGGCGCAGTGCTGACATTCGGCATCCAGCCGACCCGACCGGAAACCGGTTACGGCTATATCGGTTGCGGCGAAGCGCTCGAAGGGCACACCGGCGTGCACCGGATCACCGGATTCCGCGAAAAACCCTCCCCCCAGGACGCGGCCCAGCTGCTGGCCCAGGGTCACCACTACTGGAACAGCGGCATCTTCCTGGTCGGCGCGCAGGCCTATCTTGCGCAACTGCAGCTCTACGCCCCGCAGTTGCATCATGGCACCGGGCTCGCTTTTCAAAGATCGGTCGCAGACCTCGATTTCATCCGGCTGGATACCGCCAGCTGGCTCGCCATCGAAGGTGATTCGATCGATTACGCGATCATGGAGAAGACCGACCAGGCATTGCTGGTCAAGACCGGCGCGCTTGGCTGGAGTGACGTGGGCAGCTGGGAAGCGCTGTCACAGATCAGCGAGTGCGACACCGACGCCAATACCCGCATCGGCAACGTGGTGGCGCTGGCATCGACCAACTGCTATCTGCGCGCGGAAAGCCGCCTGCTCGCCACCGTGGGCGTGGACAACCTCGTCGTGGTGGAAACCGCGGACGCGGTATTGGTCGCCGACAAGGCACGCAGCCAGGAAGTCAAAGCGATCGTCGCGCAACTGACCAGCGAGAACCGCGGCGAAGCGCTGCAGCATCGGCGGGTGTACCGGCCGTGGGGATGGTACGAGGAGATCGACCGGGCCGACCGGTTCCTGGTCAAGCACATCATGGTGAAGCCCGGCTGCAGCCTCAGCCTGCAGAAGCATCACCATCGTGCCGAGCACTGGGTGGTCGTCAAGGGCACCGCCAAGGTCGTCAATGGTGAGACCGAGCTGCTGCTGACGGAAAACCAATCGACCTACATCCCGCTGGGACATACGCACCGCCTGAGCAATCCGGGCAAGATTCCGTTGGAGCTGATCGAAGTCCAGTCCGGCGGCTATCTGGGTGAGGACGACATCGTGCGGTTCGAGGACGAGTATGGGCGCCAGTAG
- a CDS encoding DUF268 domain-containing protein has protein sequence MNSLTSTKTCPPKWLQDGRQLRRSLHRLLEALGLNLPQLWHGIRALPQFCRNYRKLSQLIAGGTDFPLTLLHPCLHDRRDSSGNAKGHYFHQDLLVAKRIYSARPVRHLDVGSRIDGFVAHCAVFREIEVMDIRPLISRTPNIYYAQADLMSPPVALAGQFDSVSCLHALEHFGLGRYGDQLDPAGHRHGLNSLATLLKPGGTLYLSVPIGPQRIEFDAHRVFAISTLLELLAPQFDIRYFSFVDDDGDLHENVALTGLELDNNFGCFFGCGIFELVKKSSD, from the coding sequence ATGAATAGTTTGACAAGCACCAAGACATGCCCGCCAAAATGGCTGCAAGATGGCCGGCAGCTCCGCCGCTCACTTCACCGTCTTTTGGAAGCGCTAGGGCTGAATCTGCCACAGCTATGGCATGGCATCCGTGCCTTACCCCAATTCTGCCGCAATTATCGAAAGCTTAGTCAGCTTATTGCCGGAGGGACCGATTTCCCATTAACGTTGCTGCACCCCTGTTTACATGATCGGCGTGACAGCAGCGGCAATGCGAAAGGCCATTATTTTCATCAGGACCTTCTGGTAGCTAAACGGATCTACAGTGCTAGACCCGTACGGCATCTGGATGTGGGATCGCGGATTGACGGATTTGTTGCACATTGCGCGGTATTCCGTGAAATTGAAGTGATGGATATTCGGCCGTTGATTTCTAGAACGCCTAATATTTATTACGCCCAAGCCGATTTGATGTCCCCACCGGTCGCATTGGCAGGCCAGTTTGATTCGGTTTCATGCTTACATGCTTTGGAACACTTCGGTTTGGGTCGGTATGGCGACCAGCTTGATCCGGCAGGCCACCGCCATGGATTGAATAGTCTGGCAACGCTATTAAAGCCAGGCGGCACATTGTATCTCTCGGTCCCCATTGGCCCACAGCGGATCGAATTCGATGCGCACAGGGTCTTTGCCATATCAACCTTGCTTGAACTGTTGGCGCCACAATTTGACATTCGTTATTTTTCATTTGTAGATGACGATGGTGATCTACACGAGAACGTGGCGTTGACAGGCTTAGAGCTTGACAACAATTTTGGCTGTTTCTTTGGTTGCGGCATCTTTGAACTGGTCAAAAAATCATCGGATTAA
- a CDS encoding flippase → MTTILAVSLVAASLNWSKNHRIKWLAECFKALRQVGELRDIAVNSGWLLFDKLFRLLLGLLAGAWVARYLGPEQFGELAYALAYISFFQAIAALGLNEIVVRDVARQQDNASLVLGTGFALQLGAGMLGWLIAVLAIWSSGAPERSVLITAFVGASLVFQAADMVELWFQSQSQSRRTVVIKLIVCLASNILKIGLILGECSLLTFAAVIFIEAGFTALALALVYRNYPCRGHWRRSASHALYLLSESWPFLGAGFINMVQARIEYFVIGTYLGTEQLGQYAAALRFMEIFALAGTILATAIFPKLAMRADPDSALRKTYALMVIIYLFSLPGMLVTWFLIGWLYGSAYATAQSIFLWMALRPLLAYLGIARGMAIKLDQKNWYAFFCAATGAVTGTGLAFWLVPTWGLMGAIASASASYFISNFAMDFLFYPKNARTIMHCFRWTT, encoded by the coding sequence TTGACAACAATTTTGGCTGTTTCTTTGGTTGCGGCATCTTTGAACTGGTCAAAAAATCATCGGATTAAATGGCTAGCGGAGTGCTTCAAAGCACTGCGACAAGTCGGTGAACTACGGGATATCGCCGTGAATAGCGGCTGGCTATTATTTGACAAGCTTTTCCGCTTGCTGCTAGGTCTTCTAGCCGGCGCCTGGGTCGCCCGCTATCTTGGGCCAGAACAGTTCGGCGAACTGGCATATGCACTAGCTTATATATCCTTCTTTCAAGCGATAGCTGCACTTGGACTGAATGAAATAGTCGTAAGAGATGTTGCTCGCCAGCAAGACAATGCTTCACTCGTCCTAGGGACAGGTTTTGCATTACAGCTTGGAGCTGGCATGCTCGGCTGGCTAATTGCAGTGCTTGCTATCTGGAGCAGTGGGGCTCCTGAGCGCAGTGTATTGATTACTGCGTTCGTAGGTGCCTCTCTCGTGTTCCAGGCCGCCGACATGGTTGAACTCTGGTTCCAAAGCCAAAGCCAAAGCCGCCGGACAGTAGTGATCAAATTAATTGTCTGCTTAGCAAGTAACATCCTCAAAATTGGCTTGATTCTAGGTGAGTGCTCCCTTTTAACTTTCGCAGCTGTTATTTTCATCGAAGCCGGGTTCACTGCGTTGGCCCTGGCATTGGTTTATCGCAACTACCCCTGCCGCGGCCACTGGCGGCGATCCGCCTCCCACGCACTCTATCTACTCAGCGAATCCTGGCCATTTCTGGGGGCGGGGTTTATTAATATGGTTCAAGCCAGAATCGAATACTTTGTCATTGGCACATACCTGGGAACAGAGCAACTCGGACAGTATGCGGCCGCACTACGCTTTATGGAAATATTCGCGCTGGCTGGCACCATCCTGGCTACAGCAATCTTCCCCAAACTTGCAATGCGCGCCGACCCTGATAGCGCCCTGCGTAAAACCTATGCACTGATGGTCATCATCTACTTGTTCAGTCTGCCAGGTATGCTCGTTACCTGGTTTTTAATTGGCTGGTTGTATGGAAGTGCCTATGCAACCGCACAATCCATATTTTTATGGATGGCACTACGGCCACTGCTTGCCTATTTGGGCATCGCTCGGGGGATGGCTATCAAGCTGGACCAAAAGAATTGGTATGCCTTCTTCTGCGCAGCAACAGGTGCGGTCACTGGCACCGGGTTGGCTTTCTGGCTAGTCCCGACATGGGGATTGATGGGCGCAATAGCATCAGCCAGCGCAAGTTATTTTATTTCTAATTTCGCAATGGATTTTTTATTCTACCCAAAAAATGCCAGAACCATCATGCATTGCTTCAGGTGGACAACATGA
- a CDS encoding alpha-1,2-fucosyltransferase, producing the protein MIYYWLNQGRLGNLLFQISAIDQLCNQQDLIITQNNPSFKVFIPACRYLRLPSQGNFSKKIIKMLDALLLRLARWNVIGTVQPQVFSVLDNFQDEAPQLIKKTGYLRHIYLVHGYFQFANSATPLPIDGKLQATATARLNSLTHKRETVAVHVRLGDYKNWSVLGHQGASLEPEWYQQAIAFVRSKLVDPIFILFSDQPEAVKEWRLVEPLLTYPTGSAEEELIAISLCRHAIISPSTFSWWGARLGEHPDQLVIAPQYWAGFKAKIWFPLHIAPVHWVYLNAEANQLSIDHAALPSTPETTP; encoded by the coding sequence ATGATTTATTACTGGTTGAATCAAGGTCGCCTCGGCAACTTACTTTTTCAAATCAGTGCCATTGATCAGCTATGCAACCAACAGGATCTGATCATTACCCAGAACAATCCGTCTTTCAAAGTCTTCATTCCAGCGTGTCGCTATCTACGGCTGCCCTCGCAAGGAAATTTTTCCAAGAAAATCATTAAAATGCTGGATGCTCTACTCCTACGCCTCGCCCGTTGGAATGTTATTGGAACAGTGCAACCACAGGTCTTTTCGGTTTTGGATAATTTCCAGGATGAGGCGCCACAGCTTATCAAAAAGACAGGTTATCTACGCCACATATACTTGGTGCATGGCTACTTCCAGTTTGCCAACTCCGCGACACCATTGCCCATTGACGGCAAGCTACAGGCTACCGCTACGGCCCGACTAAACTCATTAACGCATAAGCGGGAGACAGTGGCAGTACATGTCCGTCTTGGAGACTATAAAAACTGGTCAGTCCTTGGGCATCAAGGGGCCAGCCTCGAGCCCGAATGGTATCAGCAAGCGATAGCATTTGTCCGCAGCAAGCTAGTGGATCCGATATTCATTTTATTCTCCGACCAACCTGAGGCAGTAAAGGAATGGCGCCTCGTCGAGCCGTTATTGACATATCCTACAGGGAGCGCTGAAGAAGAACTGATTGCGATCTCGCTATGCCGTCATGCGATCATCTCTCCCAGCACATTCAGCTGGTGGGGGGCCCGACTGGGCGAGCACCCGGATCAATTAGTGATAGCGCCACAATATTGGGCGGGATTCAAAGCAAAAATCTGGTTCCCCCTTCACATTGCTCCCGTCCATTGGGTTTACTTGAATGCTGAGGCCAATCAACTTAGCATCGATCATGCGGCTTTGCCTTCGACTCCGGAAACAACACCATGA
- a CDS encoding FkbM family methyltransferase has translation MNHALQLLLLLTANHQAQRILSRLTRAMQYLQGIGAGSEAATSGEVAVLRCLPSHDEQSVCVFDVGANQGQFLELVMAELGDRHKEIHCFEPSSTAFTRLSRFAADKKRVFLNQCALHESGGHARLFSDRPGSGLASLSQRRLDHYAIEFVESETVQLMTLDDYCTSHKIEYIDLLKLDTEGHELSVLRGASKMLGQQAIARISFEFGGCNIDSRSYFQDFWYLLTSFGYQLFRITPSGHLEPLTRYSEELEQFRTTNYFAVITNSTRPDIGRQGQ, from the coding sequence ATGAACCATGCGTTGCAGCTATTGCTCCTGCTTACCGCTAATCATCAAGCGCAAAGAATTCTAAGCCGTTTGACCCGAGCAATGCAGTATCTGCAAGGAATTGGGGCAGGTAGCGAGGCAGCAACAAGCGGTGAAGTCGCTGTACTGCGTTGCCTACCGTCTCATGACGAGCAATCGGTTTGCGTTTTTGATGTAGGAGCCAATCAAGGGCAGTTTCTTGAATTGGTGATGGCCGAGCTTGGTGACAGGCACAAAGAAATTCATTGCTTTGAACCCAGCAGTACGGCCTTTACCAGGCTCTCTCGTTTTGCTGCAGATAAAAAAAGGGTCTTTTTGAATCAGTGTGCACTTCACGAATCTGGTGGCCATGCCAGACTTTTTTCCGATCGTCCAGGATCGGGATTGGCATCACTTAGCCAAAGGCGCTTGGACCACTATGCGATTGAATTCGTAGAGTCAGAAACAGTTCAGCTTATGACGTTAGATGATTATTGTACTTCCCACAAAATAGAGTACATTGATCTGCTAAAACTGGACACTGAAGGGCATGAGCTCTCGGTCTTGAGAGGGGCAAGCAAAATGCTCGGGCAACAGGCGATTGCACGCATCAGCTTCGAGTTTGGGGGCTGCAATATCGATAGCCGCAGCTATTTTCAGGATTTCTGGTACCTGCTGACCAGCTTTGGTTATCAGCTCTTTCGCATCACCCCCTCGGGCCATCTGGAACCACTAACGCGTTACTCTGAAGAATTGGAGCAGTTCCGCACCACCAATTACTTTGCAGTGATCACAAATAGCACCAGGCCAGACATTGGCCGGCAAGGACAATAA